The Thermomicrobiales bacterium genome contains the following window.
CGTTCACCCTCACGTTCGAGACGACGTCGAATCTTGAGGCGTACCGGACGCCGACTGCGGTCACAGGGTCCACGCCATCAGCGACCGCAGCAGTCACGGCAACGCCGGTTCCTCCAACCGCCACGAACCTGGCGGTCGCGCCGACGACGCCGACGTCCGCTCCGGCTGCGCCGACCAGCGCTGCGCCGGGTCTGCCAGCTCAGCCCGCACAACCAACGCGGGTTGCGCCGACTGCCACGTCTGGCGCCTTCGAGCCCGAGCAGCCCACGCCCATCTCGCCGACACATACACCAGTGCCGCCGCAGCCAACCGCGACGGCCACAACCGTGTCGCCGACAGCGACGCCAACAACGCCCCCTACTGCCACCCCGCCCGCGACGCCGACCAGCGTGGCCCCTTCCGTGACGCCAACTGTCGCGACGATTCCGGTCACCGGCGCGATTGGCAACGTCTACTGGGGCAACGACTCGGTCCAGCAGCAGCTCGGGCAGCCGATTGCGGTGTCCTATTCGACGGATGGCCGTCAGCAGGATTTCCAGCGTGGGACGATGCTGTACAGGGCAGACAGTGGCGTCGTGTACATCTTGATCAACAATCAGCTCATCTGGAGCTCACGGTCGGCAACCGCTACCTCTGGCGCGCCGATCCCCGGCCCCGCCGACGGACTGTGGGAACCAGGCGGCATCTTCGGCTCGGTCTGGCGCAACGACGCCACGGTCAGTGGTGATCTGGGATTCGCCCTGTCGGAGCAACCAGTGACGTTCTCGGCGACAGTGCAGTCGTTCGAGCACGGGTTGATGTTCGTCAGCCAATCGTCCGTCTACATCTTCTACGACAACGGCGGGTGGGAATTCTGGCCCGCGGGCTCTGGCTGATCGTCGGCTGAACCGCTGAGTCCCCCAGGGCGCCTCAGGCTACAGAAGCAGCAGCACCGCGATGATGTTGTACAGAGCGTGGGTGATGATTGCCGGGACCGTTCCAAGGTGCTTGCGCGCCAGTCCGAAGATGATCCCTGACGCAAACGCTCCGACGGTAATGAGGCTCGGGCCATATTGCTGGTGCAGCAACGCGAAGATCAGCGCGGTGAACACGATGCCGTAGCGCGGCTGGATCGCGCCGCGGAACAGCGTTTCCTCGCCGATTCCGGCCGCCAGCCCGAGCGCAAGCGCGCCAGGAACTGACTGGATTCTGGACGTCATCTGCTCCATGTTCCGGGTGATCTGCTCGTGCAAGCCAGGCTGGAGCACCTGCACGAGATACGACGACAGCGCCGAGACCGCGAAGGTCACCACCACCAGGCCGAGAGCGATCATCACCTGCCGGCCCGTCGGGCGCGAGAATCCAAGCCGCGCGATTGCCTCTTCACGACTGCGATAGAAACCGACGCCGACTACGACGAAGGCCAGCGCAACCTCTGTCGCCGCCGTAACGGCCAGGGCGAAATAGCTGATTGCGCCGGCGGAATTCGATCCGAAGAGCGAGAACGCGGAAACAACGCCAAGCGCGCCCAGCGTATACAGGCCGATCGTTGCGGGCCAGGACTCAGGATCGAACGGGATTACCCGAGCAGTAAGTCTTCGAAGAGATGGCACGAGCGTCAGCGCGGCGATGACACCGATGATGATCGCCATGTATGAGCTTGACTCGGGGGAGTTCCCCTCGCGCCAATCCCGGAAGATCGACCCGAGCCCGAATAGAAACAAGAAGAAGCCGAACGCGCCGAACACGATGTACAGACCCATCGTCAACGCCCGGTTGCCGGCCGCTCGGTGAACCCACAGGCTGTAAAACGCGCCGACGCCAACCAGCAATAGCGCGGACGCTATCGCCGACACCGCATCAGTAACTCCCACATTCACGTAAACGCACTCCGATCTACACCACCTAAAGCCGCAGAAGTATAGCCATCGCTTTGTCGCCTGTGATTTGGTCGCGGGGGCAAGCGGGAGCAAGCGCAGTCGCGGCATGCGTATACTCGACGAAACGCTGGAAGGAGCTTCACAAGGTGGCGGCACGACGGGGCGGACTCGGACGCGGGCTGGAATCGTTGATTCCCGGAATCGGGGCCGACGATGCTGCTGGCGGCTCGCTATTGATCGACGTTGGCGCTCTGGAGCCCAACCCCCACCAACCTCGAGTCAGGTGGGATGCGGAGCAGCTCGAAGCGCTTGCTGGCTCGATACGCGAGCATGGCATCATCCAGCCAATCGTCGTCACTCGCGCGACCGGAGATGTCCCATACCAGATCATTGCAGGAGAGCGGCGTTGGCGCGCAGCGCAGCTGGCCGGCCTGCGCTCGGTCCCGGTGCTCGTCCGCGAGGCTACACCGGCCCAACTCCTTGAGCTTGCGCTGGTCGAGAATGTTCAACGAGCGGACCTGAACCCGATCGAGGAAGCGCTCGCGTATCGCCAGCTATCGACCGAGTTCGGACTGACGCAGACGGTGATCGCCGATCGCGTCGGCAAGAGCCGGCCCGCAATTGCGAACGCAATCCGGCTGCTGTCGGCCCCCGAGTCGATCCGGGAAGCGGTTGCAAACAACACCATCACCGCCGGACACGCCAAGGCAATGCTGGCGATTGACGACGTCGCCACACAGGAGCACCTTCTCCGGCAGGTTATCAACGCCGGCCTGAACGTGCGGGAAACCGAGCGGCTGGTCCAACGCGCAACCGAAGCGTCACGCCGGACCCGTGTCCACGTCGATCGGCCGGCCGACCCCGCCGTCAGGGCCGTCGAGTTACGCCTACAACACGCACTCGGGACGCGGGTCGAGCTCGTCCGCCGGGGCGAGGCCGGCAAGATAACGATCGACTTCCACTCCGACGAAGAGCTCAACGCGATTCTGGAACGTATCGCCGGGATCGAAGACGAGATCTAGCGGCGTCGTTCTCAGCCTGCCGCGCGCACCTGCGCACTGATGTACTCAACCACCTCAGCGATCGGAAGCCGAATCTGCTCCATGCTGTCACGCTCGCGGATGGTCACTGCCTTGTCATCCAGTGTGTCGAAGTCGACCGTGACGCAGAATGGCGTTCCGATTTCGTCTTGCCGGCGATACCGCCGCCCGATGCTCTGCGTCTCGTCATATTCGGTCGAGAATCGCTGGCGAAGCTCGTGATACAACGGCTCAGCAACCGCCGCCAGCTCCGGCTTCTTGGACAGCGGCAGCACGGCTACCGTATATGGGGCAAGCGACGGATGAAACCGCATGACAACTCGCGTCGCCGCCTCTCCCTTGGCGTCCGGAGTCTCCTCGACGGTGTATGCGTCGCACATCACCATCAGCATCGTCCGGTCGACACCAAACGTCGGCTCGATAACGTGTGGCAGATACCGTTCATTGCGGGCCTGGTCGAAATACGTCAGGTCCTCGCCCGAGTGTTCCTGATGCCGACCGAGGTCGAAATCCGTCCGATAAGCGAGACCGGATAGCTCCTTCCAGCCAATCGGGAACAGATACTCATAGTCCATCGTCCGCCTGGAGTAGTGCGAGAGCTCCTCGGCATGATGCTCGCGGCGTCGCAGCCGGGCCGAATCAATTCCGAGCGAAAGGAACCATGCGCCCTGAGCAGTAGCCCATTCCTCGAAAGAACCCTGCCAGTCGTCCGGCCGGATGAAATACTCGATCTCCATCTGTTCGAACTCGAGCAGCCGGAAGATGAAATTTCCTGGTGTGATCTCGTTCCGAAACGCCTTGCCGATCTGCGCCATGCCGAATGGCACCTTCATGCGGCTGGACTGCAGCACATTCTTGTATTGAATGAAGATATTCTGCGCCGTCTCAGGTCGTAGATAGGTAGTCGTCGCAGTCTCATCGACTGGGCCGATCAATGTCCGGAACATCATGTTGAATGCGCGAACTGGCGTCCAGTTCTGATTCCCGCAGGTAGGGCATCGAATCCCCAGCTCCTGGATCATGCGGCTCAGGTCATCGAACGTCTTGCCCTCGACCGGTGAGCCCGTCGCGTCTTCCACCAGTGCGTCCGCACGAAATCGACTGCGACAAACGCGGCAGTCGGTCAGTGGATCGTTGAATTCGGCAACATGTCCGCTTGCTTCCCAGACTCGGGGGTTCAGCAGGATACCACCGTCAATGCCGACCATATCCGACCGCGCACGGACGAACGTCTGCCACCACGAGCGCTTGATGTTGTTTCGCAGCTCGACGCCGAGCGGCCCATAATCAAATGTGTTGGCAAGGCCACCGTAGATGTCGCTCCCGGGAAACACAAACCCGCGCCGCTTCGCGAGCGATGCTAATTCCTCGAGCGTCACGTTCGGTCTGGTCGGTTCGTTCACGGACTGACTGACCCCTTCATCATTCAACAGAAACGGGCGAGACCGATGTCTCACCCGCTGATCGGCGATCGGCTCCTCGCGTTCGGTCTGACGCTAAGCAGTCTCCGCCAGATTGCCATCGCCCACGCCCGCGACACGACCGGGCGCGCCGTTACCGTTCGACCCGGCAGCAAGATCAGAGGCAACCTGATGGTAGACCTGTGTCGTCGAGATGCTGACATGCCCGAGCACACGCTGAATGTCACCGAGCTCCCGACCCTTCGTGAGCTCGTGAGCGGCGAAGGAATGTCGGAGAGTATGTGGCGTTATGTCATTAATCCCGGCTCGGTGCGCGTATTGCTTGAGAATCAGCCAGAAGCCCTGGCGGGTCAGGCGAGTGCCACGGTGGTTCAGAAAAAGCGCCATCTCCTCCGGATTACGACAGATGGCCGGCCGGCCGGTATCGAGATATTCGGCGACTGCTCTGGCTGCGGTAGCCGGCACTTCAATGACCCGCTGGCGATTCTGCTTTCCGGTGCAACGCACCGTGCGACCATCGAGGTTCAGGTCTTCGACATCCAGACTCACAAGCTCCGACACGCGCATGCCGCTCGAATACAACAGCTGGAGCATGGCGCGGTCGCGGATCGATTCCGGAGTGCAGACCTTCGCCGGCTCGTCGAGCAGCACCTGGACCTCGTGTTCGGGAAGCGCTCGGGGAGCGTACTTCTCGACGCGCGGCGCGCTTAGCTGTTCGGACGGATCGGCGCGCAGGTCACCATTACGCGTCATGAACCCGAAGAACGACTTGACAGCAGCCGTCTTCCGGGCGACGGTCGAGGTTGCGTACTCACGTTCACGAAGATCGAGGACGTAGGATGTAAGATGCGACGGTTCCACCTCGGGCCACGATTCGAGCGCGTGGCGATCCTGCAGGTAGCGGACGAACTGGCCGAGATCGTTCCGATATGCCGAGACGGTGTTGGCCGAAAACTCGTTCTCAATTTCCAGTGCGCCGAGGAAGTTCTCGATGTTATCGCGCATGCCTGATTCCTCTCGGGTATTCACCCAACGTGCGAAGTCGCAACAGGAGAGCGTCGCTCCTTCGCCATCGGCGGGTGGTCTAGGCGAGAAGGCTTTCGATCGGTTCTGCGTTCATGCCGAATGCCTCTGCGACCGCCGGATACGTGACGTGACCCCGATAGACGTTGACTCCCTTGGCCAGAGCCGCGTCCTGGCGAATCGCATCGAGCCCGTGATCGGCGAGCCGAAGACCGTATGGCAACGTTGCGTTCGACAACGCCAGGGTACTGGTGCGCGGCACGGCGCCCGGCATGTTCGTCACGCAGTAGTGAACCACACCGTCAACGACGAAGGTCGGGTCGCTATGGCTGGTGGGGCTGGCTGTCGCAATGCACCCACCCTGATCGATCGCAACATCGACGACGACTGCCCCATCGCTCATCGAGCTGATCATCTGACTCGTCACGAGCTTGGGCGCCTTCGCGCCCGGGATCAGGACAGCGCCGATCACCAGGTCGGCTCGGGAGATCGCCTCCGCAAGCGTCGCACTACTGGACGCGAGCAGATTGATCCGGCCATGAAGGACATCATCGAGGTAGCGAAGGCGGTCGAGGGAAATATCAAGGATCGTCACATTCGCGCCCATCCCGAGCGCGACCTGCGCGGCATTGGTGCCAACGACGCCACCGCCGACGATGACGACCTCAGCCGGCCGGACACCCGGCACCCCGCCCATCAGAACGCCACGTCCGCCGTTGACCTTCTCAAGGTAATACGCGCCAATGTGGACGGCCATCCGGCCGGCAACTTCGCTCATCGGCGTCAGCAACGGCAACGATCGATTTGGAAGCTCGACTGTCTCGTATGCGATCCCGACGACTCCGCGATCGATCAGAACGCGAGTG
Protein-coding sequences here:
- a CDS encoding ParB/RepB/Spo0J family partition protein, with product MAARRGGLGRGLESLIPGIGADDAAGGSLLIDVGALEPNPHQPRVRWDAEQLEALAGSIREHGIIQPIVVTRATGDVPYQIIAGERRWRAAQLAGLRSVPVLVREATPAQLLELALVENVQRADLNPIEEALAYRQLSTEFGLTQTVIADRVGKSRPAIANAIRLLSAPESIREAVANNTITAGHAKAMLAIDDVATQEHLLRQVINAGLNVRETERLVQRATEASRRTRVHVDRPADPAVRAVELRLQHALGTRVELVRRGEAGKITIDFHSDEELNAILERIAGIEDEI
- the ald gene encoding alanine dehydrogenase, with product MIVGIPKEIKDNENRVSTTPAGVREYVAHGHQVLVESTAGVGSGFSDAEYVAAGADLADTHADVFARADMIVKVKEPIHPEYDLMREDQVLYTYLHLAAEPELTRVLIDRGVVGIAYETVELPNRSLPLLTPMSEVAGRMAVHIGAYYLEKVNGGRGVLMGGVPGVRPAEVVIVGGGVVGTNAAQVALGMGANVTILDISLDRLRYLDDVLHGRINLLASSSATLAEAISRADLVIGAVLIPGAKAPKLVTSQMISSMSDGAVVVDVAIDQGGCIATASPTSHSDPTFVVDGVVHYCVTNMPGAVPRTSTLALSNATLPYGLRLADHGLDAIRQDAALAKGVNVYRGHVTYPAVAEAFGMNAEPIESLLA
- a CDS encoding CPBP family intramembrane glutamic endopeptidase, producing the protein MSAIASALLLVGVGAFYSLWVHRAAGNRALTMGLYIVFGAFGFFLFLFGLGSIFRDWREGNSPESSSYMAIIIGVIAALTLVPSLRRLTARVIPFDPESWPATIGLYTLGALGVVSAFSLFGSNSAGAISYFALAVTAATEVALAFVVVGVGFYRSREEAIARLGFSRPTGRQVMIALGLVVVTFAVSALSSYLVQVLQPGLHEQITRNMEQMTSRIQSVPGALALGLAAGIGEETLFRGAIQPRYGIVFTALIFALLHQQYGPSLITVGAFASGIIFGLARKHLGTVPAIITHALYNIIAVLLLL
- a CDS encoding glycine--tRNA ligase gives rise to the protein MNEPTRPNVTLEELASLAKRRGFVFPGSDIYGGLANTFDYGPLGVELRNNIKRSWWQTFVRARSDMVGIDGGILLNPRVWEASGHVAEFNDPLTDCRVCRSRFRADALVEDATGSPVEGKTFDDLSRMIQELGIRCPTCGNQNWTPVRAFNMMFRTLIGPVDETATTTYLRPETAQNIFIQYKNVLQSSRMKVPFGMAQIGKAFRNEITPGNFIFRLLEFEQMEIEYFIRPDDWQGSFEEWATAQGAWFLSLGIDSARLRRREHHAEELSHYSRRTMDYEYLFPIGWKELSGLAYRTDFDLGRHQEHSGEDLTYFDQARNERYLPHVIEPTFGVDRTMLMVMCDAYTVEETPDAKGEAATRVVMRFHPSLAPYTVAVLPLSKKPELAAVAEPLYHELRQRFSTEYDETQSIGRRYRRQDEIGTPFCVTVDFDTLDDKAVTIRERDSMEQIRLPIAEVVEYISAQVRAAG
- a CDS encoding Ig-like domain-containing protein; translation: MTDCASFRESLSHFIDGSLDRDDAVRVRAHLSHCQQCRATLEEYRRNGALVRALPPVMPPVELRDSIYAQTIDVRQRRLYLITNRVGYSLAAIAAVVAVFLVAGYLLLGGYQRGLAPSVTASRPHNNEPWPITSPIEITFNKDMDRSSVGAALGIQPGGESERLTQSWDGNTLTIGLNQPLKPGSTYIVKITDAARDKWGNHLSQTFTLTFETTSNLEAYRTPTAVTGSTPSATAAVTATPVPPTATNLAVAPTTPTSAPAAPTSAAPGLPAQPAQPTRVAPTATSGAFEPEQPTPISPTHTPVPPQPTATATTVSPTATPTTPPTATPPATPTSVAPSVTPTVATIPVTGAIGNVYWGNDSVQQQLGQPIAVSYSTDGRQQDFQRGTMLYRADSGVVYILINNQLIWSSRSATATSGAPIPGPADGLWEPGGIFGSVWRNDATVSGDLGFALSEQPVTFSATVQSFEHGLMFVSQSSVYIFYDNGGWEFWPAGSG
- a CDS encoding tyrosine recombinase → MRDNIENFLGALEIENEFSANTVSAYRNDLGQFVRYLQDRHALESWPEVEPSHLTSYVLDLREREYATSTVARKTAAVKSFFGFMTRNGDLRADPSEQLSAPRVEKYAPRALPEHEVQVLLDEPAKVCTPESIRDRAMLQLLYSSGMRVSELVSLDVEDLNLDGRTVRCTGKQNRQRVIEVPATAARAVAEYLDTGRPAICRNPEEMALFLNHRGTRLTRQGFWLILKQYAHRAGINDITPHTLRHSFAAHELTKGRELGDIQRVLGHVSISTTQVYHQVASDLAAGSNGNGAPGRVAGVGDGNLAETA